The DNA segment CTGGTTGTACACCTCGTCAAATGTGGGCTGTTTTGCTCTCTTGCTGCTCGGCGCACCGTCGTTAGCGCCTTTTGTGGGCGGTTTGCGCGTTGACCAGTTGGTGCGTATGGAGCGGGAGCCTAGCCACTGTCCATTCATCGCCTGGATGGCGGCCTCTGCGTCAGCCTTCTTAACGAACGATACGAATGCGTACCCTTTAGACTTGAGCGTTTGTGGGTCGCGGACTATCCGACAGTTCGATATCTCACCAAAGGGAGCGAAGGCGTCGCGCAGGATGTGCGTCTCGATCTCGGGCGACAGGTCGCCCACGAATATGTGGTGGTGATTGCTAGTGTCCGTCTTCGGTTGGTTCCCGGGACTCGTCGCCCAGTTAACCTTCATTTCCTTGTCGAGGACCACTCGCTTGTTCATGGCGGCCAGCGCTGTTGCCGCCGCCGTGTGACTCGTGAACTCCAAGAAGGCATATGGATCGTTGCCCGGTTCTCGTATAATCTTACAACCTTTTACTTCGCCTATTTGTCCGAATAAAGTACATATAAATACTTCTGTTACACCCGGGTCCAAATTACCGACGTAGAGAGTTTTCGGGTGGCTTTCGTCGCCCATATTAGCTTATATCGTAATCTAGCGATTACTTAATTACGACTATTAACACGGATATCGATACTGATCGCTAAACGACGTGTTATTTCATCACATAAAACATTGGATGACGGATAATAGAAAGAAAAATGTCGCAAACAGAGCCTAGAACTTCTCGAAAGACGTTGCTGTTGACTCGTGAAACGTTCACTTTTCGGAAACAAACGCATCTATAGACGAATTTCCGGTGGAATACATTTGAAAATAGGGCGggaaaaatagataaaattgtataaaaaatacaaatatatgataaaatatacaatactcCATTACGTTAACAAATACgacataaaaaagttaatagtagagcattttgaattaaaaatacataaaataaaaatctaacttTCATCGGCATAAGCAATATAAACAGATGTCCAGAGACTTGATGCAAATCTTTCCGGAAACGAGTGTCATTTTGAAAGTCTATGACTCATCGTAAAAGTGCTATTTGGTTTACAGGTCGTACATGTATTAATCGCACTATGATTGGTCTATCGAATACATAAGAGAATATTAACCTATCAAATTGTATGCAGTGTTTACAATGAATggctacaataaataaaaattgactaTAGACAAAACTAATTTTCCGAAATAGAAAACCAAGAATTTGCGCAAGTTCGcatcctaaaataatatttatttctaaataattattttttttatattttataaaggaatACTTTTTACTTTCATCAATTTAAACAGGATATCACGTAGATTTTCTgaaaagcataatattatgattacgcttcaagttattaaatattcttgcacccaaataaattaaataatcacaTTGTATTGTAGGgtaaacaaacaacaaaataatcaattattggcgaatctaatatttattttataatttttttctttttgtgtcataaaaaaaatcttgagcAATGTATGTATCCgaaattgaaaatgtttcaaGTGCGACTTTTTTGACAGATGATTAACGACAAGACAACTTGTCGTACGAAGATAAGTTTTTAAGTTATTGaacaaaattgtaattaaaacatgATAATTTCGACTCCATTATCATTCTAGTCAATATATCTTTGACAGTATTAACGGAAAGGTTTCGTTTCTCACATAAAACATTTGTACCTGCTCGAGGTTAAATACCAATAGTTAAGTACACGTATGCAACGTTAGCTGTGGTCAAATTTGTGTGATTTTTATGTGAATAAAACTGAAATGACGTGACGTGAACTTTCGGCAAGTTACTAAGACAATATGTTGCCCCTCACGCAAAAGGACACGCGGGCTTCGCGCGGTCTTTTCTCCGGCCTCAAAGAGAAGTTTCAAAACTGGCTACGACTGATCTATTCTGATAAAAATTCAAGGAATTTATTCCTCTTCCTGATTCTTAACTTGTCGTTTGCATTTGTCGAACTTTTTTACGGAGTATGGACAAACAGTTTAGGTGAGTGCTTTTTTTATAGATTAAGTGTCTTTATTcttagcattatttttttttatttgtggaaTTTAAACTGACATATATTATCTTTgctttataacatatatttctttatatgatTCATATTTTAGTCATATCTGACCTATGCTAttgctatacatatgtattcaGTATGTTTTGgtctgattataatttatgatttcatTGCACTTTGTGGTTAAACATTGGtcttaaataaaatcatgttacttaattttgaaaacagtaatataataagtagttCCTATAAGAATTTTCCATATGGCACATGTTGCCAATTATGTTTTAGAATACtaagtaaattatgtataaaattatcctTTTTTACATTATGTTGTAACATAGGCCTATCATAATTTAGGTTATCAGTATCAGGCCATTACACAGGTATAAATACTATGACCTGCATGTGGTCTTCAAGTTTGCTGGCTACTAGACTTATATAAAATCACAAGCAATTTAAAATGATCTTAAAGACCAAAGATATTAAActtatatagttagttatagactggacatcagggaAAAGTTTTGCTCCAATTGGTAAAAAGTAATTGTCTTATTTCAAATGTTTGTGTGACAAGATGACAGCATCtgtagatattaatacaaaaataatatatctacagataatatgctaatattcgctaTATACATAAATGTGTGAAGCATAATATGgaaaacatttaagtattttacatagattttttgttattttatacaagatcgagtaaccatcacatcattgcaaaatgtttgtatggcaatcttcccaatgtccatGCTATATAATAGAATACTTTGCTAAAAACTGATCtgtaattataagttttatgttaCAATGATAAGGTAAAGATAAATAGAGACCATCATAGACATTATAAAACCTCAAGGCATGACATTGAGTAAAATGATTGTATATGTTtgtaatttcttataaaaatgataattataattttataataatttaagaaacacTACATTAGaacaattgtattatttatctattagttacttattctaatttatgatttttatgttcatttcaaaatgttactAAATGTCATAATAAGCTTTAATTCAGtttaataacttataatgtTTCAACCACCCTGCTAGGTAAATGTGATTTTGTATGAAGGTATGAAATGAAGAACaagaaatgtatgaaaatatactCACCCATAAACAAATACCCTGAACTTACTTCACTCTAGTAGAAAATGgttgtttattgttaaatttttgtgATGACTAAGTCATCAAGGATTAGTTAGTAAAAGCTAATGTAGAAACCAATTACTTAATTTCACAGTGACTGTCACTAAACAGCCGTAGCCatgagatatatatatatatatatagtacataggaaaaaaatgaataaatttcttTATGGAATATATGTTTGCAGGTTTAATATCAGATGCATTCCACATGTTCTTCGACTGCACGGGCCTGGTGGCCGGGCTGGCCGCGTCGCTCGTGTCCAAATGGCGCGCGAACGAACGATTCTCACTCACAGGATACTCCAGGGCTGAGGTGTTGGCAGGATTCGTGAATGGACTGTTTTGTTGTTCATCGCGTTCTTCATCATGAGCGAGGCTGTTGAAAGGGCTATTGAGCCTCCTGAGGTAAGATATCATGCAGTACCCGACGGCTTAAATGCAGATTTGGTACATAAAATTTTCAGAATGGTGGATATACTGAAAGTGGAATCTAAAATATGCGTTAAGGCGTTGCCCTTGGCATGAAACGGCGTGCTAACTGCATATTTAGAATCTATCTATATCCTCTTAATAAATACTACATATAGGAAAAAAATAGAACGTAAAATTTCTACAATATGATATCTTTACTTTTAGTAggttaaacttttaaaatatacagaacatttatttattaaatataattttacaggagttagttttagtttttaaagaaattattcgtaaatatttgtatattctcGACCGTAACTGATGCATtgtaaatgtatgaaacgaatgctcaaagccatttccataaaatatcagtaaaaataataataatcttaaaaaatgtCTATTGTAGAGAAGATGCACCTGTAAAggctatatataaaaaagctgtatagattattattactgtaaatctatctatactattatataaagctgaagagtttgtttgtttgtttgtttgtttgtttgtttgtttgtttgaacgcgctaatctcaggaactactggtccaaactgaaaaattctttttgcgttggatagccctatgttcgtggagtgctataggctatatatcatcacgctatacccaataggagcggagcagtaatgcctaatctcaggaactatcggtccgaactgaaaaattcttttgcgttggatagccctttgttcgtggagtgctataggctatatatcatcacgctatacccaataggagcggagcagtaatggctaatctcaggaactaccggtccaaactgaaaaattctttttgcgttggatagccttttgttcgtggagtgctataggctatatatcatcacgcta comes from the Manduca sexta isolate Smith_Timp_Sample1 chromosome 13, JHU_Msex_v1.0, whole genome shotgun sequence genome and includes:
- the LOC115453148 gene encoding nucleolysin TIAR isoform X2, with the protein product MGDESHPKTLYVGNLDPGVTEVFICTLFGQIGEVKGCKIIREPGNDPYAFLEFTSHTAAATALAAMNKRVVLDKEMKVNWATSPGNQPKTDTSNHHHIFVGDLSPEIETHILRDAFAPFGEISNCRIVRDPQTLKSKGYAFVSFVKKADAEAAIQAMNGQWLGSRSIRTNWSTRKPPTKGANDGAPSSKRAKQPTFDEVYNQSSPTNTTVYCGGFTSNVITEDLMQNTFSQFGQIQDIRVFRDKGYAFIRFTTKEAAAHAIEATHNTEISGHTVKCFWGKENGGGENQSSNAASAPPPSMGAQTQYPYPYQQGMGYWYAQGYPALQGYMAPGYYQQYAAAYSNPQAAAAAGYRMSMGGGGAGGAAGAGWGGAPQPLMYASAMPSAQYPSQ
- the LOC115453148 gene encoding nucleolysin TIAR isoform X1, with amino-acid sequence MGDESHPKTLYVGNLDPGVTEVFICTLFGQIGEVKGCKIIREPGNDPYAFLEFTSHTAAATALAAMNKRVVLDKEMKVNWATSPGNQPKTDTSNHHHIFVGDLSPEIETHILRDAFAPFGEISNCRIVRDPQTLKSKGYAFVSFVKKADAEAAIQAMNGQWLGSRSIRTNWSTRKPPTKGANDGAPSSKRAKQPTFDEVYNQSSPTNTTVYCGGFTSNVITEDLMQNTFSQFGQIQDIRVFRDKGYAFIRFTTKEAAAHAIEATHNTEISGHTVKCFWGKENGGGENQVRHAADVNSAVPDQSSNAASAPPPSMGAQTQYPYPYQQGMGYWYAQGYPALQGYMAPGYYQQYAAAYSNPQAAAAAGYRMSMGGGGAGGAAGAGWGGAPQPLMYASAMPSAQYPSQ